Proteins from a genomic interval of Arvicola amphibius chromosome 10, mArvAmp1.2, whole genome shotgun sequence:
- the Gp5 gene encoding LOW QUALITY PROTEIN: platelet glycoprotein V (The sequence of the model RefSeq protein was modified relative to this genomic sequence to represent the inferred CDS: deleted 2 bases in 1 codon) has translation MLRSTLLCTVLALVRTQTFPCPKSCKCEVRDAVQCSGGSVASIAALGLPRNLTHMVLFRMDQGVLRNHSFSGMTVLQRLMLSNSHVSAIDPGTFNDLIKLKTLRLTRNRISHLPGALLDKTALLEQLFLDHNSLRDLDQNLFQSLLNLQELCLNQNQLSFLPANLFTSLRKLKVLDLSGNNLTHLPKGLLGAQVKLETLLLYSNQLESVDSGLLDNLGALTVLRLDRNHLYSVAPGAFDSLGNLGSLTLSRNRLVSLPHALFLRTSRVTWLTLFENPLEELPEVLFGEMVGLRELWLNAPSCATLPAAFFRNLSGLQTLGVTRNPRLSALPRGAFQGLAELRVLALHSNALTELPDDALRDLGRLRQVSLRHNRLRALPRGLFLNLSSLETVQLEHNQLEMLPGDVFAALPQLTQVLLGHNPWLCDCGLWPFLQWLRHHQDLLNRDEPPQCHGPEPRAGLSFWDLLQGDPWCPHPRRLPLKPLAENTLEAPAPSQLPHSSQSRPWVQLVAKGEGSDHSLYWGLYVLLLIAQAIIAGIIVFIMIKIGQLFRTLIREKLLFKAMENSCN, from the exons ATGCTAAGGAGCACCCTGTTGTGCACAGTGCTCGCACTCGTGCGCACCCAGACCTTCCCCTGCCCTAAATCCTGCAAGTGTGAGGTCCGCGATGCGGtgcagtgctcgggaggcagcgTGGCTAGCATTGCCGCGCTGGGTCTGCCCAGGAACCTCACACACATGGTACTCTTCCGAATGGATCAGGGCGTTTTGCGGAACCACAGCTTCAGTGGCATGACAGTCCTGCAGCGCCTGATGCTCTCAAACAGCCACGTTTCCGCCATCGACCCCGGCACCTTCAATGACCTGATAAAACTAAAAACCCTCAGGTTGACGCGCAACAGAATCTCTCATCTTCCAGGCGCGCTCCTGGATAAGACTGCGCTCTTGGAACAGTTGTTCTTGGACCACAATTCACTAAGGGACCTTGACCAAAACCTGTTTCAGAGCCTGCTTAACCTGCAGGAGCTCTGTCTGAACCAGAATcagctctcttttcttcctgctaaCCTTTTCACAAGCCTGCGGAAGCTGAAGGTGTTGGACTTATCGGGAAACAACCTGACCCACCTGCCCAAGGGATTGCTTGGGGCGCAGGTTAAACTTGAAACACTTCTGCTCTACTCAAACCAGCTCGAGTCTGTGGATTCGGGGCTTCTGGACAACCTGGGCGCCCTGACTGTGCTGAGACTGGACCGGAATCACCTCTATTCTGTCGCACCCGGTGCCTTCGACAGCCTCGGAAACCTGGGCTCCTTGACTCTGTCCAGAAACCGCCTGGTTTCTCTGCCACACGCGCTCTTCCTTCGTACCAGCCGCGTGACTTGGCTGACCCTGTTCGAGAACCCTCTGGAGGAGCTGCCGGAGGTGCTGTTCGGGGAGATGGTTGGTCTGCGGGAGCTGTGGCTGAAC GCACCCAGCTGCGCCACGCTGCCCGCCGCCTTCTTCCGCAACCTGAGCGGCCTGCAGACGCTAGGGGTGACGCGGAACCCGCGCCTGAGCGCGCTCCCGCGCGGCGCGTTCCAGGGTCTGGCTGAGCTGCGCGTGCTAGCCCTGCACTCTAACGCCCTGACCGAGCTCCCGGACGACGCGCTGCGCGACCTCGGCCGCCTGCGCCAGGTGTCGCTGCGCCACAACCGGCTGCGGGCCCTGCCCCGCGGGCTCTTCCTCAACCTCAGCAGCCTCGAGACCGTGCAGCTGGAGCACAACCAGCTGGAGATGCTGCCTGGAGATGTGTTTGCGGCCCTGCCCCAGCTGACTCAGGTCCTGCTGGGTCACAACCCCTGGCTCTGCGACTGTGGTCTGTGGCCCTTCCTCCAGTGGCTGCGGCATCATCAAGACCTCCTGAACCGAGATGAGCCCCCGCAGTGCCATGGCCCGGAGCCACGCGCGGGCCTTTCGTTCTGGGACCTGCTGCAGGGTGACCCATGGTGCCCGCACCCTCGACGTCTGCCTCTCAAGCCTCTAGCCGAGAACACCCTGGAAGCCCCCGCCCCGTCCCAGCTGCCTCACAGCTCGCAGTCCCGCCCGTGGGTCCAACTGGTGGCCAAGGGTGAAGGTTCCGATCACAGCCTCTACTGGGGTCTTTATGTTCTGCTTTTAATAGCTCAGGCCATCATAGCCGGGATCATCGTGTTTATCATGATTAAAATCGGCCAGCTGTTTCGAACATTAATCAGAGAGAAGCTCTTGTTTAAGGCAATGGAAAATTCATGTAACTAA